DNA from Chitinophaga pendula:
CGGCCAAGCATTGCATTAATGGTTTCTGAGAGTTCCTGGAGTTCATCATTCGTTTCTTTTACAGGTACCCGTTCCAGTAGCTGACCGGTATTAATTTTTTTACTAGTGTTGATGATCCGCTGCACCGGCAATAAGAAAAAACGCGCTAACCAATAAGAAACTAAGCCGGCGATAATTACGCTAGCCAGCGTTGATAGCAGTAATAGTAACAGCAAGTCTCTCAATGTTGACTGCAAGGGTGCGCTGCTGATCGCCAGCATAAGTTCGGCAGGGTTATCCTCGCTACTGCTGGCCACATATGCTATCCTTAATCCCAACGTATCAAAAACGCCTTGTCGCTGAGGTAGCCCTATTTGACTGATAATTCCCGGAGATTGAAAGAGTAATGTTTTGATCCCGTCATAACTTCTGGCGTAAATTTTCAGTTCTGTATTTTTTTCTGGCAATGGTATGATCACAGGGCTGACTTCCGTCTTATCAAGCAGTGATTTCGCACGTGATAAAAGATAATTATTGTTGTCGGCGATGATCAGTGCCTGGATACGCTGATAGCTATAGATATTAAGGATCGTGCTCAACACAGTGAACACCAGTCCGAATGCCAGTGTTATTTTAAGTCTGATACCTGGATATCTGCTAAATTTCATCATTTTAATCGCTTTCCTTTGATGGTATATCCTCTACCAACCACTGTTTGGATCAAAGGAACGTCGAAATCACGGTCAATCTTTTTGCGTAATTGGGAAAGATGTACCTCTATCACATTACTGCCCGGATCAAAATTCATATCCCAAACTTTCTCTAATATCTGGGTTTTGGTCACTACCCGGTTAGCGTTGCTGATCAGGTACTCCAACAAGGCAAACTCTCTATTGCTCAAAGGGATGCTTTTTCCTGCACGTGAAACCTCGCGGCTTAAAAGATCGATTTCAACGTCCTCAAATTGCAATTTCGTAGCGGATTGGCCCAAGGCTCGGCGTCTTACTGTACGTACTCTTGCTAATAGTTCGTCTAATTCGAACGGTTTGCGTAGGTAATCGATAGCTCCGTAATCCAGGCCCCTGATCACATTTTCTGTGTCTGAAAGGGCGCTGAAAATAATTACTGGTACCATTTTTCCGAAATCCTGGAGGTTTTTTAAAACTTCGAAACCATTCATCGAAGGCAGCATCAGATCGAGTAATATCAGGTCATAATCATTCATCAGTGCAGCCTCCAATCCTTTTGCACCATCAGCTGCCTGATCACAAATATGGCCAGCCTGTGATAAGCCTGCACAAACGAAAGTGCATAACTTTGGTTCATCTTCAACTACCAGTATTTTCATCGTATCATGAAGGTTTTATTGTCAATGGTGATACTGATAACAAGGTATACCTCATCGTTATGAATATTAATAAATCCCTGATCACCTCTATTTATTGCCAGTAAACTAAAATTATGGCCATTTTTGATCAATGCCTGAATATCTTCGACCTGTTCGGGTTTGAAATGGAACAATTTACCATTGGATTGAAGACCATCTATGCCTCCATAACTGTCTTTAATCACTTCTGGTTTAATTACTGTAAATGTCTGGGCCAGCTTTCCCGGGGGAATTCTTGGCGGTGGCGGTAGCTGGTCAACGTTTACCTGTTTGCCTGATCTAATATCTCTAACGGTATGCAGATGATATCCTATGGCTTCATCATTAGGGCGTGTATTATATCCTATTTCCACCTCGTTGCCGATTTGGGCTATGGATAAGACAAGGCTAGCCGTATGCGGACGAAATTCGAAACTCAGGAGGCCATCACCATCCTTTTGGATCTGCACACTATTGATATCTAGATGCTGATTGTGTTGATAACCGGTCACGGTACCCCGGATTTTCTTAAGATCACCGGCGTGCGCAGGAGGTTCCACTTCCGGCAAGGGGGCGGGCGGGCCTGGCGGTAGTGGACCGATCCGATTGATCAACAGCCCAATCACTACCAATAAAATCCCGACTACAATCACCAGGGCGATGGTCAGCACGGAGAAACCTTTATCTGCATTATGGGACATAATTATTCCTCTTGATCAATAAATTTACAACTAAATCCATAATGCCGCCAGCGCCGCGAACAGCGCCGGAAGCATGACCAGTACTCCTAATTTCAAAAATTGCCACGCACTTACTTTCAGGCCACACCGCCGTAGTTCCGTTAACCAAAGAATAGTGGCCAATGAACCCGTCACAGAAAGGTTGGGGCCAAGATCAATACCTATCAGCACACACGCCTTTACAATTGCTGGCAGATGATTAGTTGCTACTGCGCTACCGGCTATCAATCCTGCAGGAAGATTATTGACCAGATTACTCCCGATAGCTATCGTTGTTCCACTCACCCATCCAGTGACAGCTGGGCTGCGCTGTGCATACGCCTGCAATAAATGACTAATTCCTTCTACGAATCCCATTTGACTGAGCGCTTCTACCAGCACGAATAACCCCGCAACTAAGGGTAGTATAGCCCAGGAAATATTACCGATCAGTTTAAACGGGCTTTTTTTCCCTGTTATCATGACAATAGATGCGGTGACAATACCTGCCGAGGCAGTAGGTAGTCCTAATTGCCAATCCTTCAAAGATGCCAAAAGCAAAACAACGATGGTTCCAATAATACCCGCAAATGCGATCCTAGCTCCTTTTGACAGCGGCAATTCCCGGATATTATCAGCTACTGGTTGCCGTATTGCTTTCTTTTGTGTTAAAAAAAGTATCACAAACGTCAATATTACCGCGCATAATGATGGTAATGCATAGAGCTTTAGCCAAGCCAATAGCGGGGGCATGTGCCTACCATAAATAACCAGGTTTGCAGGATTAGAAATGGGTAAAATGAAGGATGCGGCATTTGCAACGAATGCGCAAATGTATAAATATGGTAAAGGCGCTCTAACTTTCGCCCTTTGCATTGCAGCCGCTACTGCAGGGGTCAATACGACTGCAGTGGCGTCATTAGACATGAAAGCAGTGATCACTAAGCCAACTATATAAACGAGGATGAAAAGTTTTATGCCTGAACCATGGGAAACTTTCGTGGCATGGCAAGCAAGCCAGTCAAACAGCCCCTCTTCCCTTGCAGATTCGGCAAGTAACATCATTCCTGTTAGAAACAGGTATACATCGATACCTTTTGTAACACCTAACCATGCAGTTGAAGGGTTGATCAATCCGGAAACAACCAATAAGATAGCACCGCCTACTGCCCATACGAATTCCGGCAGTTTAAAGGGTCTGATAATTACACCAGCTGTAGCCAAGATCACAATTGCATAGACAAAAAAACAAGACGGCATATGCAAATCTCCAATATGAGCATATAATAGTGTTTGTTGTTTTGTAGTCATCATTACGATTCATTAAACAGTTCGTGGATCATAGTCTTTTTTGAGTGTTTTATGATAGGTTAACCAAAGCCCAATTGACATAAGGCACCATTATCCAAGTGGAAGCAAGCCAGTACGGTGGCAAGGATGAGCAAAGATCTGCAGCTAAAAAGTACTTGCATTCCGCTTGCTTTATTATCACTGCTACCGGCAATGGCCGTAGCTATCTGTGATAAGATCACATATCTACGTTTATGAGTAGTTGCATCGATGACCGCGCCGGCCGGCGCGGTCATTAATATTCCCGCCACGCTTCCAATTGTCGTTACCGTACCGATAGGTCCGCTATACCAGCCTTTTGCAAGCAGAAAAACACCTAAAAAAGGGCCTATTCCTACCTGCATGTCGGCCATGGAAAAAATTTAGCGATTTAAGCGCACACACTATACTTTTTTGGTGGTTTGGCGGTAACTGCCAAGGTATTCATAAATAGCGTTTGAAAAAAGCTTAACAGTTATCGAACCAGGTAAGTCTGGCCACCGATGGACAAGGTCCTTGCGTCTAAAAGTCCCATATTATTTTCAACCACGACCCCAGCTGGAACGGGTCTTTTGATACCTGTACCGGCAAGCTCGGTGTTTATTTTCAGGTATTGAGCTAATTGCTCTACTGCTGGCGGTGGCAAAGAAACCACCATTTTTCCGTTAAGTACGATACCACTGATCATTCCCCGATGATTATGGTTTAAGTCCGATATCTTACCGGAAAAGTTGATCAGCTGTTCGCTGCCAGGGGGCTGCATTAATGGCGCTGGCGTATCAATGATCAAATTACCGCCCGACTTCAGACTATAGAAGCTGAAAACATCGCTGTCCACATCGGGTTTTGTATCCAACGTACCTTCTACAGTTACGGTATTTCCTTTACCTGCCATTTTCATCAGTTGGGCTCCCAGGTGAGGCGGAAATTTCACGATCAGGTTTTTACCCCCAGTTTGCAACCGGAAAGCATCAAATTCATGACGGTCGTTAGCAATATACTCTACAATCGTACCGCTGACTGTTGTAAGTTGAGCCAGGGGCGCTGGTCTTCCCGGCGGGCGGTGAGACAGGGTTCCTGCCAATTCATTACCAGGTGCTGGCGGCGGAGGCGTACCGTTTATCTGCTGGGCCTTACACCACAATCCCGAAAGTAGCACAACCGCTAAAAGGGTCGAAGTTTTTGTTGCATTTTTCATACTCACTTTTCTTTATTTTGAATTATTTAATAATCCAAAATTCAGCCCAGAAGCTGAAAATGGTATGAAATAGAAATTAATTTTTCTTCATACTATTATTTTCACGAATCATCCCGGATGTGTAGATCTTGGGGGAGAGTATAACTCCATACAGGAGTAGTCTGATGCAAGGGAATTAAAAGAGTTATAGTGCTACATGTATACACTAAACCCAACAAGTTCACTATGCTCGTGCTTTTGTTTTACGTCCTTACTAAAATAGCTTACATCGGAAAAAAAATTCTGCAAACGCAGCCTTTAGAAAAGGTAAAACTGGTAAATTTAAAAAAATCGATATCTCTTCACGAATAGTTGACCGGTTATGCAAAAATCTTATAACCACTTCTATGCTATTCTTTTTAAAAAGTTGAAAAAAAATCTGCTGTCCTTTTTCCGGATGCTTTTTCAGAACACGCAATAATACACTATCATAAAAAGAGAACCTTCGGGGAATAAAGAAAGAGTAGGACGTTGGCAGTTCATTTGCTATAAGTGAATCTATTATGTGCAACGTGTGTAATCGCACAAAAGAAAATGTATAACCCGACGACGCCTTACTGCACCCTCCGGCAGTGCCGATAGGGATAATGCGTTTATTTTTTTCTCCTGACGGAAAATTACCCATTGGGATAACACCATACTCCTTACTTGTAGTCACCATTGTCGTATCGTCAAAATGCTCCAACACATAATCATCCACACCTTTTTCTAACACTGTCGGCGGGTATATTTGATCTGTAAAAATGGTATATTCCAAAAGTGCTTCTGTGGAAGAAAACGGTAATAAATAACAAAATGCTACCTTTTTATCTTGCATCATTCTGAAATCCATCAACCGGATATTTGTTGCATTAAAAACCGGTTTCTGAGATTTGACAAACCGTCCTGCAAATTGCTGATACAATAACGGCCCATCATAGTTGTCAATAGTTGATTGTGGCAAACGGCTATCAAACACCATGTCAGCAGAAAATACGTCATCCGGCGTTACAACTGTGACCTTACTTTCGTTATCTATTACCTCTTCTACCGCTGCCTGCTTAAAAGTGATATTTGAATACCTATTTATTATGGAAAATGCACGATTAAAAAAACGCTCCGAACTTAACATTTGATAACTATAGGGATACATATCAGTTGTGAGATGAGAGGACCCCGCAAACAACTCTGCTATTCTCCACTGCTTAGTAATGATGTCATCAAATGAGGATGGCCCTTTTTCCCAAAAGCACCAGGTGCGTGGCGCCTGCTCCTTTTGATATTTGTCAAGTAACAGGATTTTTTTATCTCTGAGTTCTTTACGATTAAGTATTTCCCAAATAAGCATTATACCGGAGAGGCCCGCACCTACGATAATAATTTCAAAGTGTTTTTTTTCTTTGTAATTCATCGTCCTGCTTTATTTTATTCCTGTATTTTTTCTCAACATATAAGAAACCAAAAGACTCACCTTGAGTCGCACCTATATGACGATGATGCATTTTATGCGCCCATCTGATTGCTCTTACGTATTTGTTTCGTGATCTGGAAAAAATTTTAATTCGCTGATGAACTATAATATCATGAACAAAAAAATACGCCATTCCATACAGCAATATTCCCGCAGCGACTGCATTAAGCCAATTATTATTATAATACATTCCTGCCCAAAATAAGAGTATGCAGGGTATGGAAAAAATGACAGCAAACCAATCGTTTTTTTCTAATGTTCCATGGTGTGGCTGGTGATGATCACGATGCAGGCTCCACAAAAAACCATGCATAATATACCGATGTGAGGCCCACGCAATAACTTCCATGAAGGCAAAAACCCCTAAACTGACCAATAAATAAGCTAGATATAACAACATAGGAATTTTTTAATGGCTTAATTGCCAACGGTTAATCTTTAATAATCTTGACATCAGCAGTTGTAATACGAGCGCTATCTTTTTAATTTTTGGCACGCTTACCCGCCTTGACAAAAGCCGGTGAGGGTGAATTTTAGTTATTTTCTGAAAAAGACAGATGTAGTACTGATATGCGATCAGTACACCGAATCGTGCCTTCTCCGGAAGCGAATGAATTCCCTTTGCAGCCCTTTCGAAATCCGCCAGTATATCGGCTTCCACAAGCTTCTTTTGGGCTGTCGTAAAATTATTGAAATCAATACCCGGAAAATACTGTCTGCCGAGACCGTTTATATCATCTTGCAAGTCCCTTAAAAAGTTAACTTTCTGGAATGCAGCTCCTAATGCTGTAGCTGCATCCCGCAATTTTTCTACCAAATAGTAGTTTCCATCGCAAAAGACCTGCAGACACATCAATCCTACCACTTCTGCTGATCCGTAGATATACTCACTTAATTGCTTTTCATTCTCCCACTTTACTTTATCAAGATCCGTAAACATACTGTCAAAAAAAGCATCGATCAAATGATGGCCTATATGGTATCGATTAACTACCTGTTGAAAGCTATGAAGGATCGGATTTGTACTGATTCCCTCTTCTATCGCACGATAGGTATCGGCTTTAAACTGCGTTAGCAATGCCCTTTTATCATAGTCATGGAAAGAATCGACGATCTCATCCGCTACCCGTACAAATCCATAAATTCCATATATCTGTGCCCTTAGGTCAGCGTGCAGTAAGCGGATGGCAGATGAAAACGAACTGCTATAAGTTGACGTGATGAGGCGGCTGCAACCATAACTTACTTGTCCGTAAATATTGACTGTATTCATGCTTTCAACAATTTTGAGGATGGGAAGGATGCGGATACCTGCTGCATATGTTTTATTGCGGTCAATGCAGCCATTTTTCCGGAAAGAAAGGCAGGCGGTAAACCAGGGCCAGGTACGGTCAATTGGCCTGCAAAAATGAGGTTATTTACTTTACGGCTTTTGAGGCGTGGTTTTCCGAATGCCGTTTGGCGCAAGGTATTGGCAAGGCCATATGCATTCCCTTTGTACGCATGATAATCGTGACTAAAATCTGTAATGCCGTAACTTTTCCGGTAAATAATATGATCAGCTATCGATACTCCCGTTGCTTGCTCCAGCCTTCGCATTGTCTGATTGAAATAATCATCACGCAGTTGCTGGTTATCTCCTTGCATTCCCGCTGCAACCGGAATCAGGATAAACAAATTTTCGCATCCTTCCGGCGCAACCGAATGATCTGTTACTGAGGGCGCGCACACATAAAATAATGGATGCTCGGGCCAACAAGGGTGATCATACAATGCGCTTGCATGGGCCTCAAATGAAGTATCAAAAAATAGGGAATGATGCGCTAATGGTAGTTTCTTTTTTACACCGACATAGTATAATAAACAGGAGGGTGCCATTTGGCGACTTGCCCAATACGTCTGAGAATATTGCCTTGACGCTTCTGGCAGTAATTGCTCCATATAATGATAGTCTCCCGCACCTACCACCAGGTCAGTTTCGTAGAAATTATTGGTGGTAGCCACACCTGTAGCCAGCTTGCCCTCAACCCTGATGCTGGTTGCATCCTCTCCGAATTTAAACTGTACACCCAGCAGTGTGGCAAGCTCAAAAACGGCTTCTACAATCTTATACATCCCTCCATTGGGATACCATGTGCCTAAACCTGTATCGGCATGATTCATCAAACTATACATGGCAGGTATATGACTAGGCATCGCACCCAAAAAGATCACCGGGAACTGCATAATCTGTCTTAACAGCGGATGGCGAAAATACCGGCTTACATGTCCTTTCATCGACCTCAACAGCTGCAGTTTGCTTATTGCGGACATCGTGTCAGTTGACAGATATTCACTAAAATTAAGCGAAGGCCTGTTTGCGAATCGATTCATTCCAATGTCATATTTGGTTTTTGCATCTGAAAGAAACCTTTCAAGCCTTCTGCCAGCTCCCTCCTCCATCTGTTCAAACAGATCAGCAACAGCTTCAGCTCCAGCAGGTACTTTAATAGATTTATTATCGAAGTAGACCTGGTAAGAAGGATCCAAACGTATCAAATTGTAATAATCTGAAGACTTCCTACCGAAATCGGCAAAAAAGTTTTCAAAAACGTCTGGCATCCAATACCAGCTTGGTCCCATATCGAACTGAAATCCCGCTGCTGAAAAAGACCTGGCCCTCCCACCAGGCAAATCGTTCTTATCAATTACGGTAACGTTGTATCCTTCCTTTCTTAAATAACAGGCACTCACCATACCTGCTATTCCTGCTCCAATAATGGAAACATGCATAAATTGTATGTTTTAATACGTAAATTAAGTCAAAAAGTATTAAAATATACATTCTACTTGCAAAATTCTATATTTTACATTTATTTTGGTATTAAAACACACATAATGGCTAATACTTCATTGATAATGAAGATCTTACCAGAAATAGATCGTTTTGAGAAAGAACATGAAGGGGAAGAATTAGACTTGAACAAATTTTCTCAATGGTTATATGCCAACAAAGAACAAAGTGAAAAACAGCCTACTTATACAAGTCCACTAAAATGGCATGGCCAGGGAAAGGGAGGAAAAGCTCATTTTACTGCCTCCAATTTATTAACTGCCATTAGCAGGTATAAGAACAATTATGTCAAATTAGCACTAGAGGGATCTCCTTTTGAGACTTATGATGAATTTGCATTTGTCCTGAGCCTTGTTTTCATCGGGCCTTGTACACAAACGGCACTGATAGAAAAGCATATTCAACTTAAACCTACCGGAGTAGAAATAATAAAACGACTAATAAAGAAGAAATTGATAATACAATCCGCCGGAGAAAACGATCGGAGAAGTAAAATTTTAAGTGTAACCCCATCGGGAAGAGCCTCGTTTCATACTTCATTAACAAAAATAAACCTGGTGACGGACCTGATGATGTCTCCACTCAATGAGGAAGAAAAATTATTACTGCTACAATTACTTCAGCGGCTGGATACTCCTCACCGGCAAATCTTTAATGAAAGTAAAAAAATTACACTTGATTATTTGCAGGCATATTTTAATCATCCTCTTTCGAGTTAAAAAATTAAGATAGCATCATGCAGCAAAAAATAGCAGCGCGCTTTATAACTTTCGTTTCAGCGGTTAATTGTAGCATAGGAATTAGGTCTGCTGTATTGACGCCGGCAGCATTTTTTAAACATTAAATTTGTATTGCAATAAATGCAAAAGGGAATGTTTGAACAGTTCAGAAATAACTTCGAGCTCAGTGATGAAAAATGGAACCATTATACAGCCTGCTTTCATAAAATTCAGGTTCCTACCAAAACCATACTTTTAAAAGAAAATGAAACTTCAAAAAAGATGTACCTGATTGAAAAAGGCTGCATCCGCGTATGGTTTAATAACGATGGAAAAGAAATTACCTCTCAATTCTTTTTTGAGAATGAAACAGTGGGTTCTATTGAAAGTTTTATGAAAAACATCCCAAGTCCCACAAATATCGAAACTATTGAGCCAAGTATACTTTGGTGGATACATAAGGATGATTTGGATATAATACTTTCAGAAATCAAGGAAATCCCACATTTGAGGGATATGTTCATCAACAAAATATTTGAGCGCACCTTTGATTATATGAAATACTTCATTACGACCATCAAAGATACACCACAGCAACGCTATCTTAATCTGAT
Protein-coding regions in this window:
- a CDS encoding phytoene desaturase family protein, whose translation is MHVSIIGAGIAGMVSACYLRKEGYNVTVIDKNDLPGGRARSFSAAGFQFDMGPSWYWMPDVFENFFADFGRKSSDYYNLIRLDPSYQVYFDNKSIKVPAGAEAVADLFEQMEEGAGRRLERFLSDAKTKYDIGMNRFANRPSLNFSEYLSTDTMSAISKLQLLRSMKGHVSRYFRHPLLRQIMQFPVIFLGAMPSHIPAMYSLMNHADTGLGTWYPNGGMYKIVEAVFELATLLGVQFKFGEDATSIRVEGKLATGVATTNNFYETDLVVGAGDYHYMEQLLPEASRQYSQTYWASRQMAPSCLLYYVGVKKKLPLAHHSLFFDTSFEAHASALYDHPCWPEHPLFYVCAPSVTDHSVAPEGCENLFILIPVAAGMQGDNQQLRDDYFNQTMRRLEQATGVSIADHIIYRKSYGITDFSHDYHAYKGNAYGLANTLRQTAFGKPRLKSRKVNNLIFAGQLTVPGPGLPPAFLSGKMAALTAIKHMQQVSASFPSSKLLKA
- a CDS encoding phytoene/squalene synthase family protein, with amino-acid sequence MNTVNIYGQVSYGCSRLITSTYSSSFSSAIRLLHADLRAQIYGIYGFVRVADEIVDSFHDYDKRALLTQFKADTYRAIEEGISTNPILHSFQQVVNRYHIGHHLIDAFFDSMFTDLDKVKWENEKQLSEYIYGSAEVVGLMCLQVFCDGNYYLVEKLRDAATALGAAFQKVNFLRDLQDDINGLGRQYFPGIDFNNFTTAQKKLVEADILADFERAAKGIHSLPEKARFGVLIAYQYYICLFQKITKIHPHRLLSRRVSVPKIKKIALVLQLLMSRLLKINRWQLSH
- a CDS encoding lycopene cyclase family protein, producing the protein MNYKEKKHFEIIIVGAGLSGIMLIWEILNRKELRDKKILLLDKYQKEQAPRTWCFWEKGPSSFDDIITKQWRIAELFAGSSHLTTDMYPYSYQMLSSERFFNRAFSIINRYSNITFKQAAVEEVIDNESKVTVVTPDDVFSADMVFDSRLPQSTIDNYDGPLLYQQFAGRFVKSQKPVFNATNIRLMDFRMMQDKKVAFCYLLPFSSTEALLEYTIFTDQIYPPTVLEKGVDDYVLEHFDDTTMVTTSKEYGVIPMGNFPSGEKNKRIIPIGTAGGCSKASSGYTFSFVRLHTLHIIDSLIANELPTSYSFFIPRRFSFYDSVLLRVLKKHPEKGQQIFFQLFKKNSIEVVIRFLHNRSTIREEISIFLNLPVLPFLKAAFAEFFFRCKLF
- a CDS encoding winged helix DNA-binding protein → MKILPEIDRFEKEHEGEELDLNKFSQWLYANKEQSEKQPTYTSPLKWHGQGKGGKAHFTASNLLTAISRYKNNYVKLALEGSPFETYDEFAFVLSLVFIGPCTQTALIEKHIQLKPTGVEIIKRLIKKKLIIQSAGENDRRSKILSVTPSGRASFHTSLTKINLVTDLMMSPLNEEEKLLLLQLLQRLDTPHRQIFNESKKITLDYLQAYFNHPLSS
- a CDS encoding Crp/Fnr family transcriptional regulator, which codes for MQKGMFEQFRNNFELSDEKWNHYTACFHKIQVPTKTILLKENETSKKMYLIEKGCIRVWFNNDGKEITSQFFFENETVGSIESFMKNIPSPTNIETIEPSILWWIHKDDLDIILSEIKEIPHLRDMFINKIFERTFDYMKYFITTIKDTPQQRYLNLMKERPQVIKRIPQHYIASYLGISTVHLSRIKNKLAQAH
- a CDS encoding response regulator transcription factor — translated: MKILVVEDEPKLCTFVCAGLSQAGHICDQAADGAKGLEAALMNDYDLILLDLMLPSMNGFEVLKNLQDFGKMVPVIIFSALSDTENVIRGLDYGAIDYLRKPFELDELLARVRTVRRRALGQSATKLQFEDVEIDLLSREVSRAGKSIPLSNREFALLEYLISNANRVVTKTQILEKVWDMNFDPGSNVIEVHLSQLRKKIDRDFDVPLIQTVVGRGYTIKGKRLK
- a CDS encoding sterol desaturase family protein produces the protein MLLYLAYLLVSLGVFAFMEVIAWASHRYIMHGFLWSLHRDHHQPHHGTLEKNDWFAVIFSIPCILLFWAGMYYNNNWLNAVAAGILLYGMAYFFVHDIIVHQRIKIFSRSRNKYVRAIRWAHKMHHRHIGATQGESFGFLYVEKKYRNKIKQDDELQRKKTL
- a CDS encoding arsenic transporter codes for the protein MMTTKQQTLLYAHIGDLHMPSCFFVYAIVILATAGVIIRPFKLPEFVWAVGGAILLVVSGLINPSTAWLGVTKGIDVYLFLTGMMLLAESAREEGLFDWLACHATKVSHGSGIKLFILVYIVGLVITAFMSNDATAVVLTPAVAAAMQRAKVRAPLPYLYICAFVANAASFILPISNPANLVIYGRHMPPLLAWLKLYALPSLCAVILTFVILFLTQKKAIRQPVADNIRELPLSKGARIAFAGIIGTIVVLLLASLKDWQLGLPTASAGIVTASIVMITGKKSPFKLIGNISWAILPLVAGLFVLVEALSQMGFVEGISHLLQAYAQRSPAVTGWVSGTTIAIGSNLVNNLPAGLIAGSAVATNHLPAIVKACVLIGIDLGPNLSVTGSLATILWLTELRRCGLKVSAWQFLKLGVLVMLPALFAALAALWI